One region of Eupeodes corollae chromosome 1, idEupCoro1.1, whole genome shotgun sequence genomic DNA includes:
- the LOC129954255 gene encoding axin isoform X2 codes for MSHTPALKKYEDNECSGPRPPVPGEESRVRKMTEGVSESSKNSPPSYLNWALRLSYLLEDRDGVELFKKYVEEEAPAYNDHLNFYFACEGLKQQSDPEKVKQIIGAIYRFLRKSQLSISEDLRRTIKAGLKNEIALSPKIYDSLQQDVEKTINERIYPTFLGSEMYIEYIQQMSAAQERFSGATPSTSGSSSSASGGGGNGNLGASGGCSGKNPALIPMAALAAGTSGATVGSCSASGSVYGPSTSASSSGSVSATDTLPRSSTLPTLHEDSELSISDDFEKLRVEGGRMSADMPMRLTRDLLLATQKRRLEIRPPGDGRPYIQRRHNSSESKAIRQSAQANKETNTFQVIPRTQRLHSNEHRPLKTSELVALLIPKLEEVKRKQDLEDRAHRERFLDESIPSSDRLASDRAFAQAICEKFALDEDNDQDILDQHVSRVWKDQTPHRSPGTMSPCPPLPTRRRTTHDSGMLSDGAISISGQSMKHSKSMPDHSSSSRKLTNKWPSIYTDSGISLISADTLMKYKDASLRPGSSTASQLEEAKRRLEDENRRSRRYSQQHPLPAMQPAQSMSSSSSGSSSLHHPPPPPLPAKPQETTTVVFSFCDEEYPYRSKIPGTQPTLKQFKDYLPKKGNFRFFFKTHCEDPDSPVIQEEIVNDSDILPLFEGKVMGLVKPSD; via the exons ATGAGCCATACGCCAGCTTTGAAGAAATATGAAGATAATGAGTGTAGTGGGCCAAGACCACCTGTTCCCGGAGAAGAAAGTCGAGTTAGAAAG atgaccGAAGGGGTCTCGGAAAGCTCAAAAAATTCTCCACCTTCATACTTGAACTGGGCATTGCGGCTATCATATCTTCTTGAAGATAGAGATGGAGTTGAACTGTTCAAAAAGTATGTCGAAGAGGAAGCCCCTGCTTATAATGATCATTTGAACTTTTACTTCGCCTGTGAGGGATTGAAACAACAATCGGATCCTGAAAAGGTGAAGCAAATTATAGGTGCAATATACAG ATTCCTCCGAAAAAGTCAACTGTCCATTTCGGAAGATTTGCGACGCACCATCAAAGCGGGTCTCAAAAATGAAATTGCGCTCAGTCCAAAAATATACGATTCTCTACAGCAAGATGTCGAAAAGACTATTAATGAACGCATTTATCCGACATTTTTGGGTTCAGAAATGTACATTGAGTATATTCAACAAATGTCCGCAGCTCAGGAACGCTTTAGCGGGGCAACGCCGTCGACCAGTGGAAGCAGTAGTAGTGCCAGTGGCGGTGGTGGAAATGGTAATTTAGGAGCTAGTGGAGGTTGCAGTGGGAAAAATCCCGCTCTTATTCCAATGGCTGCCTTAGCTGCAGGAACAAGTGGAGCTACAGTCGGCAGTTGTAGTGCCAGCGGTAGTGTTTATGGTCCCTCAACATCGGCTAGCTCAAGTGGTTCTGTAAGTGCAACTGATACCCTCCCGCGCAGCTCAACTCTTCCTACGTTACATGAAGACTCAGAGTTATCAATAagtgatgattttgaaaagctacGTGTTGAAGGTGGAAGAATGTCGGCCGACATGCCAATGCGGCTAACAAGAGATCTTCTGTTGGCGACACAAAAGCGAAGACTGGAAATTAGACCTCCtgg GGATGGTCGTCCATACATCCAACGAAGACATAACTCTTCGGAAAGTAAAGCAATAAGGCAGAGTGCTCAAGCCAATAAGGAAACCAATACGTTTCAA gttaTCCCGCGAACACAACGACTGCATTCGAATGAACATCGTCCTCTTAAGACATCAGAACTAGTAGCATTGCTTATTCCAAAACTAGAGGAGGTGAAACGTAAACAAGACCTAGAAGACCGGGCTCATCGTGAG CGTTTCTTGGATGAATCCATTCCATCGAGTGATAGGCTTGCCAGTGATCGAGCATTCGCCCAAGCGATATGTGAAAAATTCGCCCTCGACGAAGACAACGATCAAGACATTCTTGATCAGCATGTCTCACGTGTTTGGAAAGATCAAACTCCACATCGATCTCCCGGTACAATGTCACCGTGCCCTCCACTACCAACAAGAAGACGAACTACTCACGATTCAGGAATGTTAAGCGATGGTGCCATAAGCATaa gtGGGCAGTCAATGAAACACTCAAAGTCAATGCCCGATCATAGTTCCTCCTCAAGGAAGCTAACCAATAAATGGCCTTCCATATATACTGATAGTGGAATTAGTCTAATCTCAGCCGACACTCTTATGAAGTACAAAGACGCCAG CTTGAGACCTGGTTCAAGTACCGCCTCACAGTTAGAAGAGGCAAAAAGAAGACTGGAAGACGAGAACCGTCGGTCTCGTCGTTACTCACAACAACATCCTTTGCCAGCTATGCAGCCGGCTCAATCAATGAGCAGCAGTAGTAGTGGCAGTAGTAGTTTACATCATCCACCACCACCGCCGTTGCCCGCTAAGCCACAGGAAACAACAACTGTTGTCTTCTCGTTCTGTGATGAGGAATATCCATATCGATCTAAAATTCCTGGTACTCAACCAACgttaaaacaatttaaggaTTATCTGCCAAAAAAGGGAAACTTTAG ATTCTTCTTTAAAACCCATTGTGAGGATCCCGATAGTCCAGTAATCCAGGAGGAGATTGTTAATGACTCTGATATCTTGCCTTTGTTCGAAGGCAAAGTGATGGGTCTGGTCAAGCCATCCGATTAG
- the LOC129954255 gene encoding axin isoform X1 yields the protein MSHTPALKKYEDNECSGPRPPVPGEESRVRKMTEGVSESSKNSPPSYLNWALRLSYLLEDRDGVELFKKYVEEEAPAYNDHLNFYFACEGLKQQSDPEKVKQIIGAIYRFLRKSQLSISEDLRRTIKAGLKNEIALSPKIYDSLQQDVEKTINERIYPTFLGSEMYIEYIQQMSAAQERFSGATPSTSGSSSSASGGGGNGNLGASGGCSGKNPALIPMAALAAGTSGATVGSCSASGSVYGPSTSASSSGSVSATDTLPRSSTLPTLHEDSELSISDDFEKLRVEGGRMSADMPMRLTRDLLLATQKRRLEIRPPGAHGYVYTANQSTSYMPNSRVDSERASVSSGGRTDSDTMSLSSCSMDGRPYIQRRHNSSESKAIRQSAQANKETNTFQVIPRTQRLHSNEHRPLKTSELVALLIPKLEEVKRKQDLEDRAHRERFLDESIPSSDRLASDRAFAQAICEKFALDEDNDQDILDQHVSRVWKDQTPHRSPGTMSPCPPLPTRRRTTHDSGMLSDGAISISGQSMKHSKSMPDHSSSSRKLTNKWPSIYTDSGISLISADTLMKYKDASLRPGSSTASQLEEAKRRLEDENRRSRRYSQQHPLPAMQPAQSMSSSSSGSSSLHHPPPPPLPAKPQETTTVVFSFCDEEYPYRSKIPGTQPTLKQFKDYLPKKGNFRFFFKTHCEDPDSPVIQEEIVNDSDILPLFEGKVMGLVKPSD from the exons ATGAGCCATACGCCAGCTTTGAAGAAATATGAAGATAATGAGTGTAGTGGGCCAAGACCACCTGTTCCCGGAGAAGAAAGTCGAGTTAGAAAG atgaccGAAGGGGTCTCGGAAAGCTCAAAAAATTCTCCACCTTCATACTTGAACTGGGCATTGCGGCTATCATATCTTCTTGAAGATAGAGATGGAGTTGAACTGTTCAAAAAGTATGTCGAAGAGGAAGCCCCTGCTTATAATGATCATTTGAACTTTTACTTCGCCTGTGAGGGATTGAAACAACAATCGGATCCTGAAAAGGTGAAGCAAATTATAGGTGCAATATACAG ATTCCTCCGAAAAAGTCAACTGTCCATTTCGGAAGATTTGCGACGCACCATCAAAGCGGGTCTCAAAAATGAAATTGCGCTCAGTCCAAAAATATACGATTCTCTACAGCAAGATGTCGAAAAGACTATTAATGAACGCATTTATCCGACATTTTTGGGTTCAGAAATGTACATTGAGTATATTCAACAAATGTCCGCAGCTCAGGAACGCTTTAGCGGGGCAACGCCGTCGACCAGTGGAAGCAGTAGTAGTGCCAGTGGCGGTGGTGGAAATGGTAATTTAGGAGCTAGTGGAGGTTGCAGTGGGAAAAATCCCGCTCTTATTCCAATGGCTGCCTTAGCTGCAGGAACAAGTGGAGCTACAGTCGGCAGTTGTAGTGCCAGCGGTAGTGTTTATGGTCCCTCAACATCGGCTAGCTCAAGTGGTTCTGTAAGTGCAACTGATACCCTCCCGCGCAGCTCAACTCTTCCTACGTTACATGAAGACTCAGAGTTATCAATAagtgatgattttgaaaagctacGTGTTGAAGGTGGAAGAATGTCGGCCGACATGCCAATGCGGCTAACAAGAGATCTTCTGTTGGCGACACAAAAGCGAAGACTGGAAATTAGACCTCCtgg AGCCCATGGTTATGTGTATACAGCAAATCAAAGTACTTCCTATATGCCTAATTCGAGGGTAGACTCGGAAAGAGCAAGTGTAAGTTCCGGTGGACGAACCGATTCTGATACGATGTCGCTCTCAAGTTGTTCAAT GGATGGTCGTCCATACATCCAACGAAGACATAACTCTTCGGAAAGTAAAGCAATAAGGCAGAGTGCTCAAGCCAATAAGGAAACCAATACGTTTCAA gttaTCCCGCGAACACAACGACTGCATTCGAATGAACATCGTCCTCTTAAGACATCAGAACTAGTAGCATTGCTTATTCCAAAACTAGAGGAGGTGAAACGTAAACAAGACCTAGAAGACCGGGCTCATCGTGAG CGTTTCTTGGATGAATCCATTCCATCGAGTGATAGGCTTGCCAGTGATCGAGCATTCGCCCAAGCGATATGTGAAAAATTCGCCCTCGACGAAGACAACGATCAAGACATTCTTGATCAGCATGTCTCACGTGTTTGGAAAGATCAAACTCCACATCGATCTCCCGGTACAATGTCACCGTGCCCTCCACTACCAACAAGAAGACGAACTACTCACGATTCAGGAATGTTAAGCGATGGTGCCATAAGCATaa gtGGGCAGTCAATGAAACACTCAAAGTCAATGCCCGATCATAGTTCCTCCTCAAGGAAGCTAACCAATAAATGGCCTTCCATATATACTGATAGTGGAATTAGTCTAATCTCAGCCGACACTCTTATGAAGTACAAAGACGCCAG CTTGAGACCTGGTTCAAGTACCGCCTCACAGTTAGAAGAGGCAAAAAGAAGACTGGAAGACGAGAACCGTCGGTCTCGTCGTTACTCACAACAACATCCTTTGCCAGCTATGCAGCCGGCTCAATCAATGAGCAGCAGTAGTAGTGGCAGTAGTAGTTTACATCATCCACCACCACCGCCGTTGCCCGCTAAGCCACAGGAAACAACAACTGTTGTCTTCTCGTTCTGTGATGAGGAATATCCATATCGATCTAAAATTCCTGGTACTCAACCAACgttaaaacaatttaaggaTTATCTGCCAAAAAAGGGAAACTTTAG ATTCTTCTTTAAAACCCATTGTGAGGATCCCGATAGTCCAGTAATCCAGGAGGAGATTGTTAATGACTCTGATATCTTGCCTTTGTTCGAAGGCAAAGTGATGGGTCTGGTCAAGCCATCCGATTAG